In one window of Burkholderia cenocepacia DNA:
- a CDS encoding anhydro-N-acetylmuramic acid kinase has translation MPQRQPQPAHPADGIYFGLMSGTSMDGVDGVAVRFEAGRAPVVLAEAFVGFAQSLRDALFALQQPGDDEIDRESLAANALVARYAVCCHELQRTAGLSRDEIRAIGVHGQTVRHRPERGYTRQLNNPALLAELTQVDVIADFRSRDVAAGGHGAPLAPAFHATVFGAPGETRVVCNLGGISNITILPGADGDVRGFDCGPANALIDAWATRHLGKPYDDGGKFAARGAVQASLLDALLDEPYFTAPPPKSTGRDLFNPAWLDARLAAFPQVAPEDVQATLTALTAVSVAREIAQHTPACKAVFVCGGGARNPVLLDALRHALREAGVPATVDTTAALGVPPQQVEALAFAWLAYRFTTRQPGNLATVTGAAGNRVLGALYPR, from the coding sequence GTGCCGCAACGACAGCCGCAGCCTGCCCATCCGGCAGACGGCATCTATTTCGGGCTGATGTCGGGAACCAGCATGGACGGCGTCGACGGCGTCGCCGTGCGTTTCGAGGCCGGCCGCGCGCCGGTCGTGCTCGCGGAAGCGTTCGTCGGCTTCGCGCAATCGCTGCGCGACGCGTTGTTCGCGCTGCAGCAGCCCGGCGACGACGAGATCGACCGCGAATCGCTCGCCGCGAATGCGCTCGTCGCGCGCTATGCGGTGTGCTGCCATGAATTGCAGCGCACGGCCGGGCTGTCGCGCGACGAGATCCGCGCGATCGGCGTGCACGGCCAGACGGTGCGCCATCGCCCCGAGCGCGGCTATACGCGCCAGCTCAACAATCCGGCGCTGCTCGCGGAGCTGACGCAGGTCGACGTGATCGCCGATTTCCGCAGCCGCGACGTGGCCGCCGGCGGTCACGGCGCGCCGCTCGCGCCCGCGTTCCATGCGACGGTGTTCGGCGCACCGGGCGAAACGCGGGTCGTCTGCAATCTCGGCGGGATCAGCAACATCACGATCCTGCCCGGCGCGGACGGCGACGTGCGCGGCTTCGACTGCGGCCCCGCGAACGCGCTGATCGATGCCTGGGCGACCCGCCATCTGGGCAAGCCGTACGACGACGGCGGGAAGTTCGCCGCACGCGGCGCCGTACAGGCATCGCTGCTCGACGCCCTGCTCGACGAACCGTATTTCACCGCGCCGCCGCCAAAGAGCACCGGACGCGATCTGTTCAATCCCGCATGGCTCGACGCCAGGCTCGCCGCGTTCCCGCAAGTTGCACCGGAGGACGTCCAGGCCACGCTCACCGCGCTCACCGCCGTGTCGGTGGCGCGCGAAATCGCGCAGCACACGCCGGCCTGCAAGGCCGTGTTCGTATGCGGCGGCGGCGCACGCAATCCGGTGCTGCTCGATGCGCTTCGGCACGCACTGCGCGAGGCCGGTGTGCCGGCCACCGTCGATACGACGGCCGCGCTCGGTGTGCCGCCGCAGCAGGTCGAAGCGCTCGCGTTCGCGTGGCTCGCGTACCGCTTCACCACGCGCCAGCCCGGCAATCTCGCGACGGTCACCGGCGCAGCCGGCAACCGCGTGCTCGGCGCGCTCTATCCGCGCTGA